TAGGTACCGGGTAAGATGAGCGACTGACAACCACCAGCAGGGGCCCCAGGCGCTTGTTTACACGGCCCCTGAACAGCGGGCGCCCGGGTCCGTAGAGCACCCCGGGCCTGACAACTACAACAGGAGCACCGGACTTGAGCGCGGCCATCGCTGCGCGATCGGCATGGATTTTTGAGCGGGTGTAGTGTCCCCTCAACAGTGGCTTGTGATCGTAGGCTTGATCTTCGTCGACCTCGATTTCAGAGCGTCCCCGGCCAAGGTCAAATATTCCGAGCGAACTCACGTGCACGAAACGCCGGGCACCTGCGGCCAGCGAGGCTTCTATCAGCCGGTGAGTGCCCAGCACATTGCTGTTGTGAAAAACGCTCCAGTCGCCGCTGGTCTGCACGTATGCGCCAGCGTGAATCACAGCTCCACATCCCTGCAATGAAGCGGCGAACCCGTCAACGTCCTCGAGTTCACCAACAACAACGGTCGCGCCCAGCCGTTCGAGTTCCGTACCGTCAGAACCGACGCGCACCAGCGCAGCTACTTCGTGGCCGGCTTCACAGAGTCGGCTGACAACGCGGCCCCCGAGAAAACCCGTCGCACCGGTAACGAAGACTTTCACCGGCCAGCCCCGTCGCCGTCTTTGGCTATCGCCGCCCAGATCTGCTGCGTGACATCGACCACCGCGCGGGCTTCATCCACGCTCACCGGCGACTCACCACCCTCGTTCACGGCGAAATAAAAACGAGCCAGGAGATTTCCCATACCGGGATAGAACCTGGTTTTTCCAGTCAGAAATTCGACCGTGCTGCGCCCCGTCTGTGAAAACAGCTGCCAAGCCTCTTCGAGATTGGGTAGAGACTTACCAATCAGCTTTGGTACATTGCGAACGACACGCCTGATAATCGTCATGTTGTTCAGGTTCACGTCCACGGTCATGCGCGTTCCGTAAAGCCTGAGCGTGTTGCTCTGCGGGTGGGCATTCATCGAAATGGTCAACGCCCCACT
The DNA window shown above is from Candidatus Binatota bacterium and carries:
- a CDS encoding NAD-dependent epimerase/dehydratase family protein; translation: MGGDSQRRRRGWPVKVFVTGATGFLGGRVVSRLCEAGHEVAALVRVGSDGTELERLGATVVVGELEDVDGFAASLQGCGAVIHAGAYVQTSGDWSVFHNSNVLGTHRLIEASLAAGARRFVHVSSLGIFDLGRGRSEIEVDEDQAYDHKPLLRGHYTRSKIHADRAAMAALKSGAPVVVVRPGVLYGPGRPLFRGRVNKRLGPLLVVVSRSSYPVPICYVENAADALVLAATTPGVDGQVFNLVDDSSLRQREYFSLLAAAESSGAKVVYLPPALLLPAIRAVAFLFKLLKRRQWTPAYQFERSARNVRYSSTRACEILGWSPAVAADEALRRSVDAEK